GCGGTGGTTTGTTGTATTTTTATTCATTATCGATTGCTTTATATTCGGTTTTTCTCGTGTTTATTCATGAATTGAGTCATACCAATTTGAGTCTGACTCACCTGACCCGGAGTCAATTATGTACGACTCAAACTCCGAGTCTATGGTAGTAATCAGGAGAAATCATGAGGTCAGACGATCAGACCTCGTCACACTCTCCCTCTCACAAAGGACAACCACTAGATCCTAAAATCCACGGACTGTATAACCCTGTATACAAAAAAACAACTAGCCCCCCCCCGCCGGTTGTCCGTGATTCGACATATTTCGAGAAGTGACAGGCACCTTACCGGTTTGCGATCCCTTCTTCAATCATTTTGTTTAACTCTTCTTCTGTAATATCTCGGAATGTACGGAACTCGTATCCTTCTTCTTTATAAAACTCGATCACATCTGGCAAAATTTCGGCTGTTGCTTCGTTTCGAGCCGTATCATGGAAAAGAGGCACGACAATATTTTTTCCCGCAGATTGAGCTTTAATCTGATTCAGCATTTTCTCAGGCTGGTCGTAGATGTCGCTTGCATCCCCTGAAGAAACGTTCCAATCGATATAATGGTAGCCTCGCTCCTTGATGTCTTCCGTTAATGCTGGCATGAACTGCTCGCCTCCGTAGTTGAAAGAACTGTGGTTTGCGGAACCTCCAGGAAAACGAAGAATCTCTGGCGCTTCAAAACCTAGCACATCTTCATACGCTTGTTCTGCTAATTGTAAGTCATGATAAAACGTGTCAAAACTCTCGTAAATTGAGTATTTGTGTGTGTAAGAGTGCGTCAAAATCATATTTCCTTCTTCGTACGTACGACGCGTTGTTTCAGGATTGGCTTCCATCCTTTTACCGATCGTAAAAAATGTCGCATTCACATCATATTCATTCAGTGTATCAAGAATTTGTGGAGTTAATGCTGTTGGACCGTCGTCGAAAGTTAAATACACTGTCTTTGAGCCATCTGGTTCAGGGTAAGTTGCTGACTCGTCGTTACTTTCACCCGAACCTGAAGAATTTTCTTCACGACCCTTCTCGTTTTCAAGCTCATCTATTTTGTCTTCTAATTCAACAATCGTTTCTTGTAAATCAGTTATTTTTCCTTGTTTATCATTTAGTTTATTTTCAAGCATCTCGTTTTCTTCATGAAGTCTATCTATCTTTGAAACTCGCTCCTCAAGCTCTTTTACAGCTAAGTGGGAAGCTTGTAACTCCTGTTCTAGCGCTTCAACCTCGCCATTCTCACCAGCGAAGCCGATCCAATATGTTGAACCTAGCAATGCAAAAACGAAGATCATTGCTGATGTTATTTTTATAAAACGATTTCTCATGATAGTTATTCCCCTTTCATACTTTCTACACAATTAGACGGTATGAAACAACACCACGTTGCACAAAATAACAAAACCGGACAAGTTTAATCGGTGGAAGTTATTTCCAGGTGCCAGGTACCTGGAAATGAATTGGAAAAATAAACAACGTAAGTGAAGTAGAAATCATGATGACAAGGAGTTTGATGATATGAAAAAGATTAGTCTTGTTTTGCTGATGGTTATATTCATTGTTACGGGGTGCTCGATCCCAGAGGTACAGAAACCTGATGGTGACGGGAACTTTTATATTCAAAAGGTGGAAGATGATCCCAATAATTAAAGGTCCATTAATCGATTGAGTGCATTGTTGTGTAAATAAAATAACCTTTGCTTCAATACATTTAACTTTCCAACTAATACAAATAACTTTTGCTTCAATACATTCTTTCGTATCAAAAACTTTGCACTCCGCCTCCACTTCCCACCTAAAACATTCAAAGATATGAACAATGCTCACATCCAGTAACCTCTCCTTCATGTATAATCCTGTATACCAAACAAAAAGCAACCAGCCACATCGGCCAGTGCTCGTGATTCGACATATTTCGGGAGGTGCCAGGCACCTGGAAGAATCTTCTGATTTTTGCCTTTTTTAAGACTTTGTGAACGACTCATAGTGGCAAACTCGCTAAAACCGTTGAAACAAAGCCATTTGTACATGATGAGCAATTTCTTCCCATTACCACCGTCAAAATAATGATAAAACCGCACACCGTTGTAAGCGTTTTCACCCAAAAGTATAATAAAAATAGGGAGAGGGGGTTTGAAAGTTATGACAAGAAAACTCATCATCATTACAGGACATTTTGGAAGCGGAAAAACAGAACTTGCACTTCATACAGCGTCCCAATTGAAGCAGCAGTCTGACTTACCTGTATCCTTGTGCGACATCGATGTTGTCAATCCATATTTCAGATCAAGAGATTATGAGAAACAGTTATTAGATAAAGAGATTCACTTAGTGGCACCACGAGGGGACCTTATCCAAGCTGATTTACCAATTGTCACGGGAGAAGTTTCGACCGTCATTGAAGACCAATCGAGACACGTGATCATTGATGTTGGCGGCGATAAAGATGGTGCACTAGCACTCGGTCAATTTTCAACACTTCTAGCTAATCAACCGTATGAATTTTGGTTTGTATCAAATGCAAACAGGCCATATGTTTCAACGGTCACTGGAATTAAAAACACCATTAACGAAATTGAACAAACAGCTCGGTTGAAAGTAACCGGACTTATAAACAATACTCACTTAGGCGATGAAACATTTGGGGCAGATGAAGTGATCAAAGGGGAAAAATTAGCGCTCGAAGCTGAAGAAAAACTTCATATTCCTTACATGTTTTCATTTATATCATCAAAATCATGGAACCACTGGGAGTTTGAAGGAATCCAACCACCATTAAAAAACGTTGAAGTATTTAACCGAAGACTGCAAACACCTTGGACCATGTAAGAGGGGGAATCTACTGATGAGGGTTTATTTTGAAGAAGATTATTGTAAAGGGTGCAGCTTATGTATTTCTGTCTGTCCACAAGAAATTATTCACTTAGCAGATCGCATGAATAACAAAGGGTATAGACCTACCGAAGTACTTGAACAGGACAAATGCACAAGCTGTACAGCTTGCGCAAGAATTTGCCCTGATGCTGTCATCACCGTTTATCGACCAGAAAAGAAAAAAAAGAAGGCATCTTAAAGAAACGCGCAAGACCTTAAACGATAAAGGGGAGAAAATCAATGGGGAAAGTATTAATGAAAGGAAACGAAGTATTAGGGGAAGCTGCTGTAAAAGCAGGATGTAAATACTTCTTTGGATATCCAATTACACCACAAAGTGAACTCGTTGCTTATATGGCACGCAGGTTGCCAGAAGTTGACGGCTTATTTTTACAAGCAGAAAGTGAAGTCTCTGCAATAAACATGGTTTATGGCGCAGCATCAGCTGGTGTTCGTGTCATGACCTCATCATCTAGCCCAGGCTTTAGTTTAAAACAAGAAGGGATCTCATTTTTAGCA
The Bacillus shivajii DNA segment above includes these coding regions:
- a CDS encoding polysaccharide deacetylase family protein, which translates into the protein MRNRFIKITSAMIFVFALLGSTYWIGFAGENGEVEALEQELQASHLAVKELEERVSKIDRLHEENEMLENKLNDKQGKITDLQETIVELEDKIDELENEKGREENSSGSGESNDESATYPEPDGSKTVYLTFDDGPTALTPQILDTLNEYDVNATFFTIGKRMEANPETTRRTYEEGNMILTHSYTHKYSIYESFDTFYHDLQLAEQAYEDVLGFEAPEILRFPGGSANHSSFNYGGEQFMPALTEDIKERGYHYIDWNVSSGDASDIYDQPEKMLNQIKAQSAGKNIVVPLFHDTARNEATAEILPDVIEFYKEEGYEFRTFRDITEEELNKMIEEGIANR
- a CDS encoding 4Fe-4S dicluster domain-containing protein is translated as MRVYFEEDYCKGCSLCISVCPQEIIHLADRMNNKGYRPTEVLEQDKCTSCTACARICPDAVITVYRPEKKKKKAS